A single region of the Pseudomonas sp. VD-NE ins genome encodes:
- a CDS encoding OprD family porin, which translates to MRVMKWSMIALAVAAAASTQMATAAPFVSDQSEAKGFVEDAKLTETLKNYYFNRDNKNGGHDQKDWTQGFLGNFTSGYTQGTVGVGIDAYGYLALKLDGGDGTSGTGNMSRSDTVKANGYAHDVNDSQGKAGASIKFRVSKTELKFGDMQPSTSPVFAVGGSRILPQTATGFQLQSSEVKDLDLEAGHFYSASSQDKNARNGGLYANYAGVEADTIDYFGGKYSITENLSASLYGAKLEDIWNQYYANVNLTTPFSGDTSLNTDFNIYRTTDTGDKLAGDISNTAFSLATALSFLKAHTFTLAFQKVNGDTPFDYIGVGKNNRGGDSIFLANSIQYSDFNGPGEKSVQARYDLKMAEYGVPGLSFMVRYVKGWDIDGTSTPAGSPYTGLYGEDGKHHETNFEAKYVVQTGPAKDLSFRIRQAWHTANADQGEGDVKEFRLITEYPLNIL; encoded by the coding sequence ATGCGCGTGATGAAGTGGAGCATGATCGCACTGGCAGTTGCTGCAGCAGCCAGTACTCAAATGGCTACGGCCGCACCGTTTGTAAGTGACCAGTCTGAAGCCAAAGGTTTTGTTGAAGACGCAAAACTCACCGAGACGTTGAAGAACTACTACTTCAACCGCGACAACAAGAACGGCGGCCACGACCAGAAAGACTGGACCCAGGGTTTCCTCGGCAACTTCACCTCCGGTTATACCCAAGGTACCGTTGGTGTAGGCATTGATGCTTACGGCTATCTGGCCTTGAAACTGGATGGCGGTGACGGTACTTCCGGTACTGGCAACATGAGCCGTAGCGATACCGTCAAGGCCAACGGCTATGCTCACGACGTCAACGACAGTCAGGGCAAGGCTGGCGCGTCCATCAAGTTCCGCGTTTCCAAAACCGAACTGAAATTCGGCGACATGCAGCCAAGCACCTCTCCGGTGTTCGCTGTTGGCGGTTCCCGTATCCTTCCGCAAACTGCCACTGGCTTCCAGTTGCAGAGCAGCGAAGTCAAAGACCTTGACCTCGAAGCCGGCCACTTCTACTCGGCTTCCAGCCAAGACAAAAACGCCCGTAACGGCGGCCTGTACGCCAACTACGCGGGTGTAGAAGCCGACACGATCGACTACTTCGGCGGCAAATACAGCATCACCGAAAACCTGAGCGCCTCGCTCTACGGTGCCAAGCTGGAAGATATCTGGAACCAGTACTACGCCAACGTGAACCTCACCACTCCATTCAGTGGTGACACTTCGCTGAACACTGACTTCAACATCTACCGCACCACCGATACCGGTGACAAGCTGGCCGGTGACATCAGCAACACCGCCTTCTCCCTGGCAACCGCGCTGTCGTTCCTGAAGGCACACACCTTCACCCTGGCCTTCCAGAAGGTCAACGGCGATACCCCGTTCGACTACATCGGCGTGGGCAAGAACAACCGTGGTGGCGACTCGATCTTCCTGGCTAACTCCATCCAGTACTCTGACTTCAACGGTCCTGGCGAGAAATCCGTTCAAGCTCGCTACGACCTGAAAATGGCCGAGTATGGCGTTCCAGGCCTGAGCTTCATGGTTCGTTACGTTAAAGGTTGGGACATCGACGGTACCAGCACTCCAGCGGGCAGCCCTTACACCGGCCTGTACGGTGAAGATGGCAAACACCACGAAACCAACTTTGAAGCCAAGTATGTTGTTCAAACTGGCCCAGCCAAAGACCTGTCCTTCCGCATTCGTCAAGCATGGCACACTGCCAACGCCGACCAAGGCGAAGGCGACGTCAAAGAGTTCCGCCTGATCACCGAATACCCACTGAACATCTTGTAA
- a CDS encoding mechanosensitive ion channel family protein produces the protein MDLNAEVDNLVKASQAWIPMIMEYGSRVLLAVITLAIGWWLINKVTQKLGGLLALRNADLALQGFISSLANIILKVLLIVSVASMIGVETTSFVAAIGAAGLAIGLALQGSLANFAGGVLILLFRPFRIGDWIEAQGVSGTVDSIQIFHTVLRTGDNKTIIVPNGNLSNGIITNTNRQPTRKVVFDVGVDYEADLQKARQVLLDLAKDERVLQDPAPQAVISTLGDSSITVSLRVWVKTADYWDVMFMFNEQSRDRLKTAGIDIPFPQRVIRVVQESATQ, from the coding sequence ATGGATTTGAATGCTGAGGTGGACAACCTGGTCAAGGCATCCCAGGCGTGGATCCCGATGATCATGGAATACGGCAGCCGTGTGCTGCTGGCGGTCATTACCCTGGCCATCGGCTGGTGGCTGATCAACAAGGTCACGCAAAAACTCGGTGGCCTGCTGGCCCTGCGCAATGCCGATCTGGCACTGCAAGGCTTTATCAGCAGTCTGGCGAACATCATTCTCAAAGTGCTGCTGATTGTCAGCGTCGCTTCGATGATCGGTGTTGAAACCACCTCCTTCGTTGCAGCGATCGGTGCTGCCGGCCTGGCCATCGGTCTGGCGTTGCAGGGCAGCCTGGCGAACTTCGCTGGCGGCGTGCTGATTCTGCTGTTCCGTCCGTTCCGGATCGGTGACTGGATCGAAGCGCAAGGCGTATCGGGTACAGTCGACAGCATCCAGATCTTCCACACCGTGCTGCGTACCGGTGACAACAAAACCATCATCGTGCCAAACGGCAACCTGTCGAACGGCATTATCACCAACACCAACCGTCAGCCGACTCGCAAGGTCGTGTTTGATGTCGGCGTGGATTACGAAGCCGATCTGCAAAAGGCCCGTCAGGTGCTGCTTGATCTGGCCAAGGATGAGCGTGTGTTGCAGGATCCTGCACCGCAAGCCGTGATTTCGACCTTGGGCGACAGTTCGATCACTGTTTCCCTGCGTGTGTGGGTTAAAACTGCAGACTACTGGGATGTGATGTTCATGTTTAACGAACAGTCGCGTGATCGTTTAAAGACTGCCGGCATTGATATTCCTTTTCCACAACGGGTGATTCGTGTGGTGCAGGAATCGGCTACACAATGA
- a CDS encoding YajQ family cyclic di-GMP-binding protein yields MPSFDVVSELDKHELTNAVENAVKELDRRYDLKGKGSFEFKEKDLTVSLTAEAGFQLEAMIEILKLALVKRKIDVQCLEVKDAYASGKLMKQDAILKEGIDKELAKKIVGHIKDAKLKVQAAIQGEQVRVTGKKRDDLQEAIAALRAKEFGMPLQFNNFRD; encoded by the coding sequence ATGCCGTCGTTCGACGTGGTATCCGAACTGGACAAACACGAACTCACCAACGCGGTCGAGAACGCCGTGAAGGAACTCGATCGTCGTTATGACCTGAAAGGCAAAGGCAGCTTCGAGTTCAAGGAAAAGGACCTCACCGTCAGCCTGACCGCTGAAGCCGGATTCCAGCTGGAAGCGATGATCGAAATCCTCAAGCTGGCACTGGTCAAGCGCAAGATCGACGTGCAGTGCCTTGAGGTCAAGGACGCTTACGCATCGGGCAAGCTGATGAAGCAGGATGCGATCCTCAAGGAAGGCATCGACAAGGAGCTGGCGAAGAAGATCGTCGGCCACATCAAGGACGCCAAGCTCAAAGTGCAGGCCGCCATTCAGGGCGAGCAAGTGCGCGTGACCGGCAAGAAGCGTGATGACCTGCAAGAGGCCATTGCGGCGCTGCGGGCCAAAGAGTTCGGCATGCCACTGCAGTTCAACAACTTCCGCGACTAA
- a CDS encoding putative 2-dehydropantoate 2-reductase produces the protein MSTTWHILGAGSLGTLWATRLARASLPVRLIVRDAERLRSYEAVGGLTLVEQGQASTYAVPAETPDSPEPIRRLLVACKAYDAENAVARLASRLSDDAEVILLQNGLGSQDAVANLVPLARCISASSTEGAFRDGDWRVVFAGHGFTWLGDAGHPVAPIWLDDLDAAKIPHEWSTDILTRLWRKLALNCAINPLTVLHNCRNGGLQEHHCEVATLCGELAELLERCGQPAAADNLQQEVERVIHATAANYSSMYQDVANQRRTEISYLLGYACKVAARHQLNLPHLNQLQQRLVAHLHSLGLPSD, from the coding sequence ATGTCCACCACCTGGCATATATTGGGCGCCGGCAGTCTCGGCACGCTTTGGGCAACGCGTCTGGCCCGTGCCAGTCTGCCGGTCAGATTGATCGTGCGTGATGCCGAGCGCTTGCGCAGCTATGAAGCGGTGGGCGGATTGACGTTGGTTGAACAAGGCCAGGCCAGCACCTACGCCGTGCCCGCGGAAACACCCGACAGCCCCGAGCCGATTCGCCGCTTGCTGGTGGCTTGCAAGGCCTACGACGCCGAAAACGCCGTCGCCCGCCTCGCCTCGCGCCTGAGCGACGATGCCGAGGTGATCCTCCTGCAAAACGGCCTCGGCAGTCAGGACGCCGTCGCCAACCTTGTGCCATTGGCACGCTGCATCAGCGCTTCCAGTACAGAGGGCGCGTTTCGCGATGGCGACTGGCGCGTAGTGTTTGCCGGCCACGGCTTCACCTGGCTGGGCGACGCTGGCCATCCCGTCGCGCCGATCTGGCTGGACGATCTGGATGCGGCGAAAATCCCCCACGAATGGAGCACCGATATCCTCACGCGGCTGTGGCGCAAACTGGCGCTCAACTGTGCAATCAATCCGTTGACCGTGCTGCATAACTGCCGCAACGGCGGGTTGCAGGAACACCATTGCGAAGTCGCCACGCTGTGCGGCGAACTGGCCGAACTGCTGGAGCGTTGCGGCCAGCCGGCCGCCGCCGACAATCTGCAACAGGAAGTCGAACGGGTCATCCACGCGACCGCCGCCAATTACTCGTCGATGTATCAGGACGTCGCCAATCAACGCCGCACCGAAATCAGCTATCTGTTGGGCTATGCCTGCAAAGTCGCCGCGCGCCACCAGTTGAACCTGCCGCACCTCAATCAATTGCAGCAGCGCCTGGTCGCTCATCTGCACAGCCTTGGATTGCCCAGCGACTGA
- a CDS encoding ATP-binding protein yields MPLRQRLENLPVGQKLLAALLVLLTTVLLVANLTFISAAYYISQESMAPQALQTIGRLISNPSLVSEALQSPQSAERLLKELDSYSPLRAAALYDGKGERLAQVQRGDKLNLPERYRHIEAWQLTEFRSNQLITLPRPGTAPGHLLLVASSELPMAFYTGTLTASLGILIFSVLLWLVIARQIKRLITRPIHQLEELSRQVTREENYALRASRGNHDEIGSLAEAFNTMLSRIEAREQQLKRARDDSQAAYDQAQGLAEETRHTNRKLELEVQVRSKIEKKLTGFQNYLNSIIDSMPSALIALDEQLYVTQWNQEASALSGTRLDEALNQPIFLAFEPLKPFLPQLKQTVEQHTVAKIERVTWFKDDEPKHYALTFYPLMGGAGRGVVIRIDDITQRLSLEEMMVQSEKMLSVGGLAAGMAHEINNPLGAILHNVQNIRRRLSADLPKNLETAEQLGIELDTVNRYLQGREVPQLLDGIQQAGARAAKIVTHMLSFSRRSTRQMAPCDLPALIDQAVEIAGNDFDLAIGFDFKGQAITRQFDPALGPVPGTANELEQVLLNLLKNAAQAIHQREDDSEPGRIILRTKLNPPWAEIQVEDNGIGMSENVRKRTFEPFFTTKEIGQGTGLGLSVSYFIITNNHKGQMEVQSAPGQGTCFTLRLPLTQPLPIAAETNQLSR; encoded by the coding sequence ATGCCATTGCGCCAGCGTCTCGAAAACCTGCCGGTCGGCCAGAAACTGCTGGCCGCCCTGCTGGTGCTGTTGACCACCGTCCTGCTGGTCGCCAACCTGACCTTTATCAGTGCCGCCTATTACATCTCCCAGGAAAGCATGGCACCGCAGGCCTTGCAGACCATCGGCCGGCTGATTTCCAACCCGAGCCTGGTCAGCGAAGCGCTGCAATCCCCGCAAAGCGCCGAGCGCCTGCTCAAAGAACTCGACAGTTATTCACCACTGCGCGCCGCCGCCCTGTATGACGGCAAGGGTGAACGGCTGGCGCAAGTCCAGCGCGGCGACAAACTCAACCTGCCGGAACGCTATCGACACATCGAAGCGTGGCAACTGACCGAGTTTCGCAGCAACCAGCTGATCACTCTGCCCCGCCCCGGCACTGCGCCGGGCCATCTGTTGCTGGTCGCCAGCAGCGAACTGCCGATGGCGTTCTACACCGGCACCCTGACTGCAAGCCTCGGCATCCTGATTTTCAGCGTATTGCTGTGGCTGGTGATTGCCCGGCAGATCAAGCGCCTGATCACCCGGCCGATTCATCAGCTTGAGGAGTTGTCGCGTCAGGTCACCCGCGAAGAGAACTACGCCCTGCGCGCCTCGCGCGGCAACCATGACGAAATCGGCAGCCTCGCCGAGGCATTCAACACCATGCTCTCGCGCATCGAAGCCCGCGAGCAGCAGCTCAAACGCGCCCGCGATGACTCGCAAGCCGCTTACGATCAGGCGCAGGGTCTGGCCGAGGAAACCCGCCACACCAACCGCAAACTGGAACTGGAAGTCCAGGTGCGCAGCAAAATCGAGAAGAAGCTCACCGGCTTCCAGAACTACCTCAACAGCATCATCGACTCGATGCCCTCGGCGCTGATCGCCCTCGACGAGCAGCTCTACGTCACCCAGTGGAACCAGGAGGCCAGCGCCCTTTCCGGCACGCGGCTGGACGAAGCACTTAACCAGCCGATCTTTCTTGCCTTCGAACCGCTCAAGCCGTTTCTGCCGCAACTCAAGCAGACCGTCGAGCAGCACACCGTGGCGAAAATCGAGCGAGTGACGTGGTTCAAGGACGATGAACCGAAGCATTACGCGCTGACGTTCTATCCATTGATGGGCGGTGCCGGGCGTGGCGTGGTGATCCGTATCGACGACATTACCCAGCGTCTGTCGCTGGAAGAAATGATGGTGCAGTCGGAAAAAATGCTCTCGGTCGGTGGCCTCGCCGCTGGCATGGCCCACGAAATCAATAACCCGCTGGGGGCGATACTGCACAACGTGCAGAACATTCGTCGACGCCTGTCCGCCGACCTGCCGAAGAACCTCGAAACCGCCGAGCAATTGGGCATCGAACTGGACACGGTGAACCGCTACCTGCAGGGCCGCGAAGTGCCGCAACTGCTCGACGGCATTCAGCAGGCCGGCGCACGCGCGGCGAAAATCGTCACCCACATGCTCAGCTTCAGCCGCCGCAGTACCCGGCAAATGGCGCCGTGCGATCTGCCGGCACTGATCGATCAAGCCGTGGAAATCGCCGGCAACGACTTCGACCTGGCCATCGGCTTCGACTTCAAGGGGCAGGCGATCACCCGCCAGTTCGACCCGGCGCTCGGCCCGGTGCCGGGCACCGCCAACGAACTCGAGCAAGTGCTGCTCAACCTGCTGAAAAACGCCGCACAAGCCATTCACCAGCGTGAAGACGACAGTGAGCCGGGACGGATCATACTGCGCACCAAGCTCAATCCACCGTGGGCCGAAATTCAGGTCGAGGACAACGGCATCGGCATGAGTGAGAACGTGCGCAAGCGCACCTTCGAGCCGTTCTTCACCACCAAGGAAATCGGTCAGGGCACCGGGCTGGGCTTGTCGGTGTCGTATTTCATCATTACCAACAATCACAAAGGACAAATGGAAGTGCAGTCAGCACCGGGCCAGGGCACCTGTTTCACCTTGCGCCTGCCGCTGACGCAGCCGTTGCCCATCGCTGCCGAAACCAATCAATTATCGAGGTAA
- a CDS encoding cob(I)yrinic acid a,c-diamide adenosyltransferase produces MGFRLSKIYTRTGDKGETGLGDGRRVPKDHPRIEAIGEVDTLNSQVGVLLAGLMAERDTFPELNELIEVLAPCQHRLFDLGGELAMPEYQALNAAEIERLEAAIDVWNEELGPLENFILPGGSMLIAQAHVCRSLARSAERRCQHLNAIEPLSGVGLAYINRLSDLLFVAARLIARRQGIAEILWQPAAKPTEM; encoded by the coding sequence ATGGGCTTTCGCCTGTCGAAAATCTACACCCGCACCGGCGACAAAGGCGAAACCGGCCTTGGCGATGGCCGCCGCGTGCCCAAGGATCACCCGCGCATCGAGGCCATCGGCGAGGTCGATACGCTGAACAGTCAGGTCGGCGTGTTGCTGGCCGGGTTGATGGCCGAGCGCGACACGTTTCCTGAGTTGAATGAACTGATCGAGGTGCTGGCGCCTTGTCAGCATCGGCTGTTCGACCTCGGTGGCGAGCTGGCGATGCCGGAATATCAGGCGTTGAATGCGGCGGAAATCGAACGGCTGGAAGCGGCGATTGATGTGTGGAACGAGGAATTAGGGCCGCTGGAGAATTTCATTTTGCCGGGCGGGTCGATGCTGATTGCGCAGGCACATGTGTGCCGGAGCCTGGCGCGGAGTGCCGAACGGCGGTGTCAGCATTTGAATGCGATCGAGCCGTTGTCCGGTGTTGGCCTGGCGTATATCAATCGGTTGTCGGATTTGCTTTTTGTGGCGGCGCGGTTGATTGCGCGGCGGCAGGGGATTGCGGAGATTCTCTGGCAGCCGGCGGCAAAACCCACAGAGATGTAG
- a CDS encoding Nudix family hydrolase — MKRVHVAAAVIRDDSGKILIARRADTQHQGGLWEFPGGKVEADESVESALSRELHEELAIVVGAARPLIKVRHDYPDKQVLLDVWEVSDFSGEPHGAEGQPLAWVTAKELANYEFPAANQPIVAAARLPAEYLITPEDLETPALLRGIQKAIAGGIKLIQLRAPNGYDPKYRDLAVDAAGLCAGKAQLMIKGPFEWLGDFPSAGWHITSAQLRKYAAAGRPLPAERWLAASCHNAEELALAEQMGVDFVTLSPVQPTLTHPDARPLGWEQAEALIEGFSKPVFLLGGVGPAEREKAWGVGAQGVAGIRAFWPDSL, encoded by the coding sequence GTGAAACGCGTACACGTCGCCGCTGCCGTCATCCGTGACGACAGCGGCAAGATCCTCATCGCCCGCCGCGCCGACACCCAGCATCAGGGCGGTCTGTGGGAGTTTCCCGGCGGCAAGGTCGAGGCCGACGAGTCGGTCGAAAGCGCGCTCTCTCGCGAATTGCACGAAGAGTTGGCCATCGTCGTTGGTGCCGCGCGACCGCTGATCAAAGTGCGTCACGATTACCCGGACAAGCAGGTGCTGCTGGATGTCTGGGAAGTGTCGGACTTCAGCGGCGAACCGCACGGTGCCGAAGGGCAGCCGTTGGCCTGGGTCACGGCGAAAGAACTGGCGAACTACGAGTTTCCGGCCGCCAACCAGCCGATCGTTGCCGCCGCGCGTTTGCCTGCGGAGTACTTGATTACGCCGGAGGACCTGGAAACCCCGGCTCTGCTGCGCGGAATCCAGAAGGCAATTGCCGGCGGGATCAAGTTGATTCAGCTACGTGCGCCGAATGGCTATGACCCCAAATACCGCGATCTGGCGGTCGATGCGGCCGGCCTGTGTGCGGGTAAGGCGCAGTTGATGATCAAGGGGCCGTTCGAGTGGCTCGGCGATTTCCCGTCTGCCGGCTGGCACATCACCTCCGCACAATTGCGTAAATACGCAGCGGCGGGGCGGCCATTGCCGGCGGAGCGCTGGTTGGCGGCGTCGTGCCACAACGCCGAAGAGCTGGCGCTGGCCGAGCAGATGGGCGTGGATTTCGTCACGCTGTCGCCAGTGCAGCCGACCTTGACGCACCCGGACGCGCGGCCGTTGGGCTGGGAGCAGGCTGAGGCGTTGATTGAAGGCTTCAGTAAGCCGGTGTTTCTGTTGGGCGGGGTTGGCCCGGCTGAGCGCGAAAAAGCCTGGGGCGTTGGTGCACAAGGCGTGGCGGGGATTCGCGCGTTCTGGCCTGATTCTCTGTAA
- a CDS encoding glutathione S-transferase family protein, which produces MSLHLIIGDKLLSSWSLRAALAVELTGAPYSEELIKLGKPDTRELLLKHSPTAKVPLLQTSRGTIADSLAIAEYLAEQFPSEQLWPSDIYARAQARSACAQMHSGFFAMRNHMPFNLSHDAPLNPVPPEVKVDIERMLALWAECRAAATESGPYLFGRVSLADAFFAPIAVRLRTYQVQLPAADQAYVETVYQWPAFKAWQKAGLEELIP; this is translated from the coding sequence ATGTCCCTGCACCTGATCATCGGCGACAAACTACTTTCCTCCTGGTCCCTGCGCGCCGCCCTGGCCGTAGAGTTGACCGGCGCACCCTACAGCGAAGAGCTGATCAAACTCGGCAAGCCCGACACTCGTGAGCTGCTGCTCAAGCACTCGCCGACCGCCAAGGTCCCGCTGCTGCAAACCTCGCGCGGGACCATCGCTGACTCATTAGCCATCGCCGAATACCTCGCCGAGCAGTTTCCGTCCGAGCAACTCTGGCCGAGCGATATTTACGCCCGCGCCCAGGCCCGGTCCGCTTGCGCACAAATGCACAGCGGCTTTTTCGCCATGCGCAATCACATGCCGTTCAACCTCAGCCATGACGCACCGCTCAACCCGGTGCCGCCGGAAGTGAAGGTCGACATCGAACGCATGCTCGCGCTGTGGGCCGAGTGCCGTGCTGCCGCCACCGAAAGCGGTCCCTATCTGTTTGGTCGCGTCAGTCTGGCCGATGCGTTCTTCGCCCCGATTGCCGTGCGTCTGCGCACCTACCAAGTGCAGCTGCCGGCCGCCGACCAAGCCTATGTTGAAACCGTCTACCAATGGCCCGCCTTCAAAGCGTGGCAAAAGGCTGGACTGGAGGAGTTGATTCCGTGA
- the argJ gene encoding bifunctional glutamate N-acetyltransferase/amino-acid acetyltransferase ArgJ, which produces MAVGLGPLPTLHPVAGFELGIASAGIKRPGRKDVVVMRCAEGSTVAGVFTLNAFCAAPVILAKKRVQNAVRYLLTNTGNANAGTGEPGLAAAERTTARLAELTGVDASQILPYSTGVIGEPLPVEKIEGALQAALDDLSENNWEAAATGIMTTDTLPKGASRQFEHDGVTITVTGISKGAGMIRPNMATMLGYIATDANVSRDVLHNLMLDGANKSFNRITIDGDTSTNDCCMLIATGKAALPEITRAEGELFAKLKQAVFEVCMDVAQAIVRDGEGATKFVTVEVNGGGNHQECLDVGYTVAHSPLIKTALFASDPNWGRILAAVGRAGVPDLDVSKIDVFLGDVCIASRGARAATYTEAQGSAVMQQEEITIRIELGRGDCSETIWTTDLSHEYVKINAEYRT; this is translated from the coding sequence ATGGCTGTTGGTCTTGGTCCTTTGCCAACGTTGCACCCGGTTGCCGGTTTTGAACTCGGTATCGCCTCGGCCGGCATCAAGCGCCCCGGGCGCAAAGATGTCGTTGTGATGCGCTGCGCCGAAGGCTCGACCGTGGCCGGTGTGTTCACGTTGAACGCCTTTTGTGCCGCGCCGGTAATCCTGGCGAAGAAGCGCGTGCAGAACGCCGTGCGTTATTTGCTGACCAACACCGGCAATGCCAACGCCGGTACCGGCGAGCCGGGTCTGGCCGCTGCCGAGCGCACCACCGCCAGACTGGCCGAGCTGACCGGTGTCGATGCCAGTCAGATCCTGCCGTACTCCACCGGTGTGATCGGTGAGCCGCTGCCGGTCGAGAAGATCGAAGGCGCACTGCAAGCCGCGCTGGACGACCTGTCGGAAAACAACTGGGAAGCCGCTGCCACCGGGATCATGACCACCGACACTCTGCCGAAGGGCGCCAGCCGCCAGTTCGAGCATGACGGCGTGACCATCACCGTGACCGGCATCAGCAAAGGCGCGGGCATGATCCGTCCGAACATGGCGACCATGCTCGGCTACATCGCCACTGACGCCAACGTCTCCCGCGACGTGCTGCACAATTTGATGCTCGATGGCGCGAACAAATCGTTCAACCGCATCACCATCGACGGCGACACTTCGACCAACGACTGCTGCATGCTGATCGCAACCGGCAAGGCCGCACTGCCGGAAATCACCCGTGCCGAAGGCGAGCTGTTCGCCAAGCTCAAGCAAGCGGTGTTCGAAGTGTGCATGGACGTGGCCCAGGCCATCGTGCGTGACGGCGAAGGCGCGACCAAGTTTGTCACCGTGGAAGTGAATGGCGGCGGCAACCATCAGGAATGCCTTGACGTTGGCTACACCGTGGCCCACTCGCCGCTGATCAAGACCGCGCTGTTCGCCTCCGACCCGAACTGGGGCCGTATCCTCGCCGCTGTCGGCCGTGCCGGCGTGCCGGATCTGGATGTGAGCAAGATCGACGTGTTCCTCGGCGACGTGTGCATCGCCAGCCGTGGCGCCCGTGCGGCGACCTACACTGAAGCCCAGGGCTCGGCGGTGATGCAGCAGGAAGAGATCACCATCCGTATCGAGTTGGGTCGCGGCGATTGCAGCGAAACCATCTGGACCACCGACCTGTCGCATGAATACGTGAAGATCAACGCTGAATACCGCACCTGA